The following are encoded in a window of Bradyrhizobium sp. WBOS07 genomic DNA:
- a CDS encoding TRAP transporter substrate-binding protein has translation MERRKFLTAGGLGLAASAVAAPAIAQSMPEVKWRLAASWPKSLDTLYGGCEYFCKRVAEITDNRFQIQPFAAGELVPGLQVLDAVSNGTVEMGNTALYYYWGKNPAFTFGTSLPFGLNTRQHISWLLWNGGQDMLNDLLKEYNAVGVPTGSTGAQMGGWFRKEIKTVDDLKGLKFRVGGFAGTIISKLGGVPQQIAAGDIYPALEKGTIDAAEWVGPYDDEKLGFVKVAKYYYYPGWWEGTGQGHNIMNLEKWNALPKHYQAAINAASLDTFTWVTGKYDSVNPPALKRLLSVGAVLKPFPQEVLEACYGAANGIYADLAKSNPHFAKMYASLTAFRSESLAWMQVAELSFDTFMMRMRTRT, from the coding sequence ATGGAACGTCGTAAATTCCTGACGGCAGGCGGACTGGGCCTTGCCGCAAGCGCAGTCGCAGCGCCAGCTATCGCGCAATCGATGCCGGAGGTGAAATGGCGGCTCGCCGCGAGCTGGCCGAAATCACTCGATACGCTCTATGGCGGCTGCGAATATTTCTGCAAGCGCGTAGCCGAGATCACCGACAATCGTTTCCAGATCCAGCCCTTTGCTGCCGGCGAGCTCGTGCCTGGCCTGCAGGTGCTCGACGCCGTCTCCAACGGCACCGTCGAGATGGGCAACACCGCGCTGTATTATTATTGGGGCAAGAACCCGGCGTTCACCTTCGGCACGTCGCTGCCGTTCGGCCTCAACACGCGCCAGCACATTTCCTGGCTGCTGTGGAACGGCGGTCAGGACATGCTCAACGACCTCCTCAAGGAGTACAATGCCGTCGGCGTGCCGACAGGCTCGACCGGTGCGCAGATGGGCGGCTGGTTCCGCAAGGAGATCAAGACCGTCGACGATCTCAAGGGCCTGAAATTCCGCGTCGGCGGCTTCGCCGGCACCATCATCTCCAAGCTCGGTGGCGTGCCGCAGCAGATCGCCGCCGGCGATATTTATCCTGCGCTGGAGAAGGGCACGATCGACGCGGCCGAATGGGTCGGCCCGTATGACGACGAGAAGCTCGGCTTCGTGAAGGTGGCAAAGTATTATTACTATCCAGGCTGGTGGGAAGGCACCGGCCAGGGCCACAACATCATGAACCTCGAAAAGTGGAACGCGCTGCCGAAGCATTATCAGGCCGCCATCAACGCGGCGTCGCTGGACACCTTCACATGGGTGACCGGCAAGTACGATTCGGTCAATCCGCCGGCCTTGAAGCGCTTGCTGTCTGTCGGCGCGGTTCTCAAGCCCTTCCCCCAGGAGGTGCTCGAAGCCTGCTACGGCGCAGCCAACGGCATCTACGCCGATCTCGCCAAGAGCAATCCGCATTTCGCCAAGATGTATGCGAGCCTCACCGCGTTTCGCAGCGAATCGCTCGCTTGGATGCAGGTGGCTGAGCTCAGCTTCGATACGTTCATGATGCGGATGCGGACGCGGACGTAG
- a CDS encoding NAD(P)H-dependent oxidoreductase, with translation MNLFRLLQARASAGKPVRVALIGAGKFGSMFLAQVPHTPGLEVPVIVDIDRERAREACRTVGWDAERIAATMFTDDGARAIAGGAMDVVVEATGNPAAGIKHARAAIAAGKHVVMVNVEADVLAGPLLAEEARKAGVVYSLAYGDQPALTAEMVDWARATGFRVVAAGKGTKYLPAYHDVTPDGVWQHYGLTAGEAQSAGMNPQMFNSFLDGTKSAIEMAAIANACALDVPTDGLLFPPCGVDDLPHIMRPRSRGGVLERPGVVEVVSSLERDGRPVFRDLRWGVYVVLEAPSDYAADCFRQYGLKTDASGRFAAMYKPYHLIGLELNISVLSAALRGEPTGQASGFRGDVAAVAKRNLRAGEMLDGEGGYTVWGKLVPAAASLRAGALPIGLAHRVKLKHDVAHGAVVRWSDVEFDAGNETVKTRKAMETAFAAQH, from the coding sequence ATGAACCTCTTCCGCCTCCTCCAGGCCCGCGCCTCCGCCGGCAAGCCCGTCCGGGTCGCATTGATCGGTGCGGGCAAATTCGGCTCGATGTTTCTGGCGCAGGTGCCGCACACGCCCGGGCTGGAGGTGCCCGTCATCGTCGACATCGACCGCGAGCGCGCGCGCGAGGCCTGCCGCACTGTCGGCTGGGACGCGGAGCGGATCGCCGCGACCATGTTCACCGATGACGGCGCGCGCGCCATTGCCGGCGGTGCGATGGACGTGGTGGTGGAGGCGACCGGCAATCCCGCGGCCGGCATCAAGCATGCGCGCGCCGCGATCGCCGCGGGCAAGCATGTCGTGATGGTGAATGTCGAGGCCGACGTGCTGGCGGGCCCCCTGCTCGCCGAGGAAGCGCGCAAGGCGGGTGTGGTCTATTCACTCGCCTATGGCGACCAGCCGGCGCTCACTGCCGAGATGGTCGACTGGGCCCGCGCCACCGGCTTCCGCGTCGTCGCCGCCGGCAAAGGCACGAAATACCTGCCGGCCTACCACGACGTGACGCCTGACGGCGTTTGGCAGCATTACGGCCTGACCGCAGGCGAGGCGCAGTCGGCCGGCATGAACCCGCAGATGTTCAACTCGTTTCTCGACGGCACCAAATCGGCGATCGAGATGGCCGCGATCGCCAATGCCTGCGCGCTCGACGTGCCCACGGACGGCCTGCTGTTTCCGCCCTGCGGCGTCGACGATCTGCCGCACATCATGCGGCCGCGCTCGCGCGGCGGCGTTCTGGAGCGACCTGGCGTGGTCGAGGTCGTCTCCTCGCTCGAGCGCGACGGCCGGCCGGTGTTCCGCGACCTGCGCTGGGGTGTCTATGTCGTGCTGGAGGCTCCGAGCGATTATGCCGCCGACTGCTTCCGGCAATACGGCCTTAAGACCGACGCCAGCGGACGCTTTGCTGCGATGTACAAGCCCTATCATCTGATCGGGCTCGAGCTGAACATCTCGGTGCTGTCGGCCGCGCTGCGGGGTGAGCCGACCGGCCAGGCCAGCGGCTTCCGCGGCGACGTCGCGGCGGTCGCCAAGCGGAATTTGCGCGCGGGCGAGATGCTCGACGGCGAGGGGGGCTATACGGTGTGGGGCAAGCTGGTACCGGCGGCTGCGAGCCTGAGGGCCGGCGCCTTGCCGATCGGACTCGCCCATCGCGTGAAGCTGAAACATGACGTCGCCCATGGCGCGGTGGTGCGCTGGAGCGATGTCGAATTCGATGCAGGCAACGAAACGGTGAAGACGCGCAAGGCCATGGAAACTGCATTCGCAGCGCAGCATTGA